In Oryza glaberrima chromosome 8, OglaRS2, whole genome shotgun sequence, the following are encoded in one genomic region:
- the LOC127782462 gene encoding general transcription and DNA repair factor IIH subunit TFB1-1-like: MGSMTIGAKYKTTLKDPGTTGVLRMNEDKFTFTPHDPRSAMKLNVDFRSIKGHKFNKVDGSKPAPPLLNLSKDSDKGGGYMFEFDNVTNRDLSRDFVAKVLGKQQGTIPPKPNVPPENSVTSTGEEQLSAAEMQRRMKLLQEDSELQKLHMKFVLGNILQESEFWATRKNLLEDEANKGSKQRPGFKSAMLADVRPSADGRTNKVTFSLTTEIIHQIFAEKPAVHRAFLDFVPKKMSEKDFWTKYFRAEYLLRTKNTVAATAEAAEDEELAIFLKNDDILAKEARLKIKRVDPTLDMEADAGDDYIHLPDHGIIRDGSKETIDNDGELARRTLSQDLNRHAAVVLEGRSSDVELTDTKTVAEAIARSKKEPPSSSISDDTNHERLVKVARMTEIEDLQAPRSLPYAPLCIKDPREYFDSQQANALRSLGGNNDGRHARNCRLSTDDAFDHLLGQISSIKVNGLNYPVIQSDVALKVLNELNEGISRSRRLNLKNPQDSLLGQIPRRTRDELMDHWAAIQELLQHFWSSYPITTSVLYNKVQRIKDAMTQIYQKLQDIKESAQPDVRHEISQLVKPMTQALDAAFNHDLEQQQKSSKSGNKPNGF; the protein is encoded by the exons atggggtcCATGACGATCGGCGCCAAGTACAAGACCACGCTCAAGGACCCCGGCACCACCGGCGTCCTGCGCATG AACGAGGATAAGTTCACCTTCACTCCCCATGATCCACGGTCAGCGATGAAGCTCAATGTTGATTTCCGGAGCATCAAAG GCCACAAGTTCAACAAAGTAGATGGTAGCAAACCAGCTCCACCATTACTGAATCTTTCAAAAGACTCTGACAAG GGTGGAGGCTACATGTTTGAGTTTGACAATGTTACTAACCGCGACCTATCTCGTGACTTTGTAG CTAAAGTTTTAGGTAAGCAACAAGGTACGATACCGCCTAAACCAAATGTGCCCCCTGAAAATTCAGTTACTTCAACTGGTGAAGAACAGCTTAGTGCTGCAGAAATGCAACGTCGGATGAAATTGCTGCAAGAAGATAG TGAATTGCAGAAGTTACATATGAAGTTTGTTCTTGGCAATATTCTGCAAGAATCTGAATTTTGGGCAACAAGAAAG AATTTACTTGAGGACGAAGCAAATAAAGGATCAAAACAAAGGCCAGGTTTCAAAAGTGCCATGCTAGCTGATGTTAGGCCATCGGCTGATGGTCGG ACAAATAAGGTTACTTTTAGTCTCACTACCGAGATAATTCATCAG ATATTTGCAGAAAAGCCAGCTGTGCATCGAGCGTTTTTAGATTTTGTTCCAAAAAAG ATGTCAGAaaaagatttttggacaaaatATTTTAGAGCTGAGTATCTTCTTAGGACAAAAAATACTGTGGCAGCAACTGCTGAGGCTGCTGAAGATGAAGAGTTAGCCATTTTTCTGAAGAATGACGATATACTAGCAAAGGAGGCAAGGTTGAAG ATAAAACGAGTCGATCCAACATTAGATATGGAGGCAGATGCTGGAGATGACTACATCCATCTTCCG GACCATGGCATTATTCGTGATGGCAGTAAAGAGACGATTGATAATGATGGTGAATTGGCCAGGAGAACACTTTCGCAGGATCTGAATCGCCATGCTGCTGTTGTGCTTGAAGGAAGATCTTCAG ACGTGGAATTAACTGATACGAAGACTGTTGCTGAAGCAATTGCAAGGTCCAAGAAAG AACCACCTTCAAGTTCTATTTCTGATGATACCAATCATGAGAGGTTGGTAAAAGTGGCCCGCATGACTGAGATAGAGGATCTACAAGCTCCACGGAGCCTCCCATACGCACCACTTTGTATAAag GATCCTCGAGAATATTTTGATTCCCAACAAGCAAATGCTCTGAGATCTTTAGGTGGCAACAATGATGGAAGACATGCTCGTAATTGCAGGCTGAGTACAGATGATGCATTTGATCATTTGTTGGGCCAAATATCTTCTATAAAAGTTAATGGGTTGAACTATCCGGTTATTCAGTCTGATGTGGCTCTTAAG GTTCTGAATGAATTGAATGAAGGAATTTCACGTTCAAGAAGACTTAATCTTAAGAATCCTCAAGATAGTCTGCTTGGTCAAATCCCTCGACGCACACGAGATGAACTTATGGAT CACTGGGCAGCTATCCAGGAATTATTGCAGCATTTTTGGTCATCATATCCAATAACAACTTCAGTTCTTTATAATAAG GTTCAAAGAATTAAGGATGCAATGACCCAGATATATCAAAAGTTGCAG GATATAAAGGAATCAGCACAACCTGATGTGAGACACGAAATATCTCAACTAGTAAAGCCCATGACCCAG GCTTTGGATGCTGCCTTCAACCATGACTTGGAGCAGCAGCAAAAATCATCGAAATCCGGGAATAAGCCCAATGGGTTTTAA
- the LOC127783372 gene encoding uncharacterized protein LOC127783372 produces MHTRTARPARQKQNSAMTTAMASSSSLRGVTVPFLMILPLLFVVAALPAEVTVTGDGILLPSCKTVGGGSTYFDVQFCLDALGSVGAGAGARSYRDLAAVAVGLLTANATSTSVKIDALLRGGGGGGKVDAATARCLRSCQALYAGIARRQPGCAAAVRGGRLGEARSSLEESAAAARRCEDGFRGGNATSPVTAEDDAAFKLAKLGVALLGFA; encoded by the coding sequence ATGCACACGCGCACGGCTCGGCCAGCCAGGCAGAAACAAAATTCAGCCATGACGACGGCcatggcgtcctcctcctccttgcgtGGCGTCACCGTCCCCTTCCTGATGATCTTGCCGCTCCTCTTCGTAGTCGCCGCTCTTCCGGCCGAGGTCAccgtcaccggcgacggcatCCTGCTTCCGTCGTGCAAgaccgtcggcggcgggagcaccTACTTCGACGTCCAGTTCTGCCTCGACGCCCTGGGctccgtcggcgccggcgccggcgcccggaGCTACcgggacctcgccgccgtcgccgtcggcctcctcaCGGCCAACGCCACCAGCACGTCGGTCAAGATCGACGCCctgctccgcggcggcggaggcggcgggaaggtggacgccgccacggcgcggTGCCTGCGGTCGTGCCAGGCGCTGTACGCCGGCATCGCGCGGAGGCAGCCCGGCTGCGCCGCGGCGGTGAGGGGCGGCAGGCTCGGCGAGGCGAGGTCGTCGCtggaggagtcggcggccgcggcgaggcggtgcgAGGACGGGTTCCGCGGGGGCAACGCGAcgtcgccggtgacggcggaggacgacgccgcctTCAAGCTCGCCAAGCTTGGCGTGGCGCTGCTTGGTTTTGCTTGA